One genomic segment of Rhizorhabdus phycosphaerae includes these proteins:
- a CDS encoding glutathione S-transferase family protein, translated as MKEPKKMQVYGDSISGNCLKVKWTAAILGIAIDWVETSVLDGSTRTPAFLAMNPAGQVPILVRDDGSSLAQSNAIILHLAEGSPLIPADPVLRAKMFEWLFWEQYSHEPYVAVARFQLHYLGRARSELEPKIVERGHAALALLDRHLSTSDWLVGQGLTLADIALVAYSRVADEGGFDLDAYPALQRWIGRVETALGI; from the coding sequence ATGAAGGAGCCGAAAAAGATGCAGGTCTATGGCGATTCGATCTCGGGCAACTGCCTGAAGGTGAAATGGACGGCGGCGATTCTCGGCATCGCAATCGACTGGGTCGAGACGAGCGTCCTCGACGGTTCGACCCGAACGCCGGCCTTTCTCGCGATGAATCCAGCCGGACAGGTGCCGATCCTCGTCCGCGACGACGGCAGCAGCCTCGCCCAGTCGAATGCGATCATCCTACACCTGGCCGAGGGCAGCCCACTCATCCCCGCCGATCCGGTGCTGCGGGCCAAGATGTTCGAATGGCTGTTCTGGGAGCAGTATAGCCACGAGCCCTATGTCGCGGTCGCCCGCTTCCAGCTCCACTATCTGGGCAGGGCGCGAAGCGAGCTGGAACCGAAGATCGTCGAGCGCGGCCATGCAGCGCTCGCGCTGCTCGACAGACATCTTTCCACCAGCGACTGGCTGGTCGGCCAGGGCCTTACCCTCGCCGACATCGCACTCGTGGCCTATAGCCGGGTCGCTGACGAAGGGGGTTTCGACCTCGACGCCTATCCGGCGCTGCAGCGCTGGATCGGGCGGGTCGAGACTGCCCTCGGCATCTGA
- the coaD gene encoding pantetheine-phosphate adenylyltransferase: protein MRIGVYPGTFDPITLGHMDIIRRGAKLVDRLVVGVTTNPSKSPMFTLDERLAMVRRETADLSDRLEIVAFDSLLMDFAERMGASIIVRGLRAVADFEYEYQMAGMNQQLNNRVETVFLMADVALQPIASRLVKEIALYGGAIDRFVPARVVQEVVARVEKIGKKGS from the coding sequence ATGCGCATCGGCGTCTATCCGGGCACGTTCGACCCGATTACTCTGGGCCATATGGACATCATCCGTCGCGGCGCAAAGCTGGTCGACCGGTTGGTGGTCGGAGTGACGACCAATCCGTCCAAGTCGCCGATGTTCACCCTCGACGAGCGGCTGGCTATGGTGCGCCGGGAGACGGCAGACCTCAGCGATCGCCTCGAGATCGTCGCCTTCGATTCGCTGTTGATGGATTTCGCCGAGCGGATGGGCGCTTCGATCATCGTCCGCGGTCTGCGCGCCGTCGCCGACTTCGAATATGAATATCAGATGGCGGGCATGAACCAGCAGCTCAACAACCGCGTCGAAACGGTGTTCCTGATGGCCGATGTCGCCCTGCAGCCGATCGCATCCCGGCTCGTGAAGGAAATCGCGCTCTATGGCGGCGCGATCGATCGTTTCGTTCCCGCGCGGGTCGTGCAGGAAGTCGTCGCGCGCGTCGAAAAGATCGGTAAGAAGGGTAGTTGA
- a CDS encoding polyprenyl synthetase family protein, with amino-acid sequence MSDRLATEIAALAREIDSRFDLLLTLPEDSRRPLYEAMRHAAIGGGKRLRPLLVSASARLFAVDPECALRVGLAIEAIHVYSLVHDDLPAMDDDDMRRGKPTVHKAFDEATAILVGDGLQALAFEIIGSEATHPDPFVRCELVTALAVASGPAGMVGGQAMDMAAPALDQDLGIVTRLQQLKTGALIGFAVEAGAILGRVPPEGRTRLRNYAHDLGLAFQIADDLLDVEGDAATTGKAVGKDEAAGKATFVSLLGVERARAQATLLSEQAIAHLSAFGAEADLLRDIAAYTVRRDR; translated from the coding sequence ATGAGCGACCGCCTCGCCACCGAAATCGCCGCGCTGGCACGCGAGATCGACTCCCGTTTCGACCTGTTGCTGACGCTACCGGAAGACAGCCGGCGCCCGCTCTACGAAGCGATGCGTCATGCCGCCATCGGCGGCGGCAAGCGCCTGCGCCCGCTGCTGGTCTCGGCTTCGGCCCGGCTCTTCGCGGTCGATCCCGAATGCGCCCTGCGTGTCGGTCTCGCGATCGAGGCGATCCACGTCTACAGCCTCGTCCACGATGATCTGCCGGCGATGGACGACGACGACATGCGCCGCGGCAAGCCTACGGTCCACAAGGCTTTCGACGAGGCGACGGCAATTCTCGTCGGCGACGGGCTGCAGGCGCTGGCGTTCGAGATCATCGGCAGCGAGGCGACCCATCCCGATCCGTTCGTCCGCTGCGAGCTGGTCACCGCGCTTGCCGTCGCTTCGGGTCCGGCCGGGATGGTCGGGGGGCAGGCCATGGACATGGCGGCCCCCGCGCTCGACCAGGACCTGGGCATCGTGACGCGGCTTCAGCAGCTCAAGACCGGCGCACTGATCGGTTTTGCGGTCGAGGCCGGGGCCATTTTGGGTCGCGTGCCGCCGGAAGGGCGTACGCGCCTGCGCAACTATGCGCATGATCTGGGCCTGGCCTTCCAGATCGCCGACGATCTTCTCGACGTCGAGGGCGATGCCGCCACGACCGGCAAGGCGGTCGGCAAGGACGAGGCCGCCGGCAAGGCCACCTTCGTCTCCCTGCTCGGGGTCGAGCGGGCGCGTGCGCAGGCGACCCTGCTGAGCGAGCAGGCGATCGCCCATCTCTCCGCATTCGGGGCGGAGGCCGATCTGCTGCGGGATATTGCCGCCTACACGGTCCGGCGCGACCGCTGA
- a CDS encoding UDP-2,3-diacylglucosamine diphosphatase — protein sequence MNAITRIADFQDLRPTIPEAKRKRKRYRTIWISDVHLGTRGCNAQMLIDFLDSTDSETMYLVGDIIDGWKLRRSWYWPSAHNDIVWRVMKRAKRGTRVVYIPGNHDEMFRQFSGLTFGGIEIRRHAIHDTADGRRLMVTHGDEYDAVVMCHRWLAFLGDAAYSGLMRLNIVINAVRQRLDLPYWSLSKHAKHKVKNAVEFISRFEEAVAHDARDRGVDGVVCGHIHTAEIRDFGGIVYYNDGDWVEGCTALVEHFDGRLEVLHWADEIAARREAAPAMAA from the coding sequence ATGAATGCCATCACCCGGATCGCCGATTTTCAGGACCTTCGGCCGACGATCCCCGAAGCGAAGCGGAAGCGGAAGCGCTATCGCACGATCTGGATCTCCGACGTCCACCTGGGCACGCGCGGCTGCAATGCGCAGATGTTGATCGACTTTCTCGATTCCACCGACAGCGAGACGATGTACCTCGTCGGCGACATCATCGACGGCTGGAAGTTGCGCCGCAGCTGGTATTGGCCCTCGGCGCACAACGACATCGTCTGGCGCGTGATGAAGCGCGCCAAGCGCGGTACCCGGGTCGTCTATATCCCTGGCAATCACGACGAGATGTTCCGGCAGTTTTCGGGGCTGACCTTCGGCGGCATAGAGATCCGCCGTCACGCCATTCACGACACCGCCGACGGACGCCGGCTGATGGTCACCCATGGCGACGAATATGACGCGGTCGTGATGTGCCACCGCTGGCTCGCCTTCCTCGGCGACGCCGCCTATTCGGGGCTGATGCGGCTGAACATCGTGATCAACGCGGTGCGGCAGCGGCTCGATCTGCCCTATTGGTCGCTGTCGAAGCACGCCAAGCACAAGGTCAAGAACGCGGTCGAGTTCATTTCGCGCTTCGAGGAAGCGGTGGCGCACGATGCGCGCGACAGGGGTGTCGATGGGGTCGTCTGCGGCCACATCCACACCGCCGAGATCCGCGATTTCGGTGGGATCGTCTATTATAATGACGGCGACTGGGTCGAGGGCTGCACCGCACTCGTCGAGCATTTCGACGGCCGGCTGGAAGTGCTCCACTGGGCCGACGAGATCGCCGCGCGCCGCGAAGCCGCGCCGGCCATGGCGGCCTGA
- a CDS encoding DUF1013 domain-containing protein has product MAQPLMPHATASWLVDNTALSFQQIAEFCGLHILEIQAIADDMAATKLTGRDPVRAGELTMSEIEKGQKDANYRLVMQKGPDQLRRTKGPRYTPVSKRQDKPDGIAWIIRNHPEVSDGQISKLIGTTRTTIAAIRDRTHWNISNIVPKDPVTLGLCSQRELDAIVAKAAKAAGIEAVPDTRLEGDREALIEELRAQRDAAARRADDVHAEETSTFGGATFQDPFKKN; this is encoded by the coding sequence ATGGCCCAGCCGCTCATGCCCCACGCCACCGCTTCGTGGCTGGTCGACAACACTGCGCTCAGCTTCCAGCAGATCGCCGAGTTCTGCGGTCTGCACATCCTCGAGATTCAGGCCATCGCCGATGACATGGCGGCGACGAAGCTCACGGGCCGCGACCCGGTTCGCGCCGGCGAGCTGACCATGAGCGAGATCGAAAAGGGCCAGAAGGACGCCAATTACCGCCTGGTGATGCAGAAGGGCCCCGACCAGCTCCGCCGCACCAAGGGTCCGCGTTATACCCCCGTGTCCAAGCGCCAGGACAAGCCCGACGGCATCGCCTGGATCATCCGCAATCATCCGGAAGTATCGGACGGTCAGATCTCAAAGCTGATCGGCACGACGCGCACGACCATTGCAGCGATCCGCGACCGCACCCACTGGAACATCTCGAACATCGTTCCCAAGGATCCGGTGACGCTGGGCCTCTGCTCGCAGCGCGAGCTCGACGCGATCGTCGCCAAGGCCGCGAAGGCGGCAGGCATCGAAGCCGTGCCCGATACCCGTCTCGAAGGCGACCGCGAGGCGCTCATCGAGGAACTGCGCGCTCAGCGCGATGCCGCGGCGCGCCGCGCGGACGACGTCCATGCGGAAGAGACCTCCACCTTTGGTGGTGCGACCTTCCAGGATCCGTTCAAGAAGAACTGA
- a CDS encoding exodeoxyribonuclease VII small subunit, whose translation MDDSAAIADLSFEDALKQLETIVRQLESGEVPLDQSISLYAKGDALKRLCEQRLNAAKARIEKISLGADGVPRGTEPFDAG comes from the coding sequence ATGGATGACAGCGCAGCCATCGCCGACCTCTCCTTCGAGGACGCCCTGAAACAGCTCGAGACGATCGTCCGTCAGCTTGAGTCGGGCGAGGTTCCGCTCGACCAGTCGATCTCGCTCTATGCGAAGGGCGATGCGCTGAAGCGGCTGTGCGAACAGCGGCTCAACGCGGCCAAGGCCCGGATCGAGAAAATCAGTCTCGGAGCGGACGGCGTCCCCCGGGGAACCGAGCCCTTCGACGCGGGCTGA
- a CDS encoding ABC transporter ATP-binding protein: MASEPKIILQGVGKAFGSNRVLDGVDLSIERGESMVIIGQSGSGKSVMLKCILGLIRPDRGEIRVDGEDLASMSTRELERARAKFGMLFQGSALFDSLPIWRNVTFALTQGRLRDATNMRRIATENLERVGLDAKVLDLRPSELSGGMQKRVALARAIAPRPEIIFFDEPTTGLDPIRADVINDLIVELVEELGVTALTITHDMASARKIAHRVAMLYQGRIVWTGPRDRLYDSGNPYVDQFVQGRAEGPIR, from the coding sequence ATGGCGAGCGAACCCAAGATCATCCTTCAGGGCGTCGGCAAGGCGTTCGGTTCGAACCGCGTCCTCGATGGTGTCGATCTTTCCATCGAGCGCGGCGAATCGATGGTCATTATCGGCCAGTCGGGCAGCGGCAAGTCGGTGATGCTGAAGTGCATCCTCGGCCTGATCCGTCCCGACCGTGGAGAAATCCGCGTCGATGGCGAGGATCTCGCCTCCATGTCGACCCGCGAACTGGAACGGGCGCGCGCCAAGTTCGGGATGCTGTTTCAGGGTTCTGCCCTGTTCGATTCGCTTCCCATCTGGCGGAACGTGACCTTTGCGCTGACCCAGGGCCGGCTGCGCGATGCGACCAACATGCGGCGCATCGCGACGGAAAACCTGGAGCGCGTCGGTCTCGACGCCAAGGTGCTCGACCTGCGCCCCAGCGAATTGTCCGGGGGCATGCAGAAGCGCGTTGCCCTCGCGCGGGCGATCGCGCCGCGCCCCGAGATCATCTTCTTCGACGAACCGACGACCGGTCTTGATCCGATCCGCGCCGACGTGATCAACGATCTGATCGTCGAACTGGTCGAGGAGCTTGGCGTGACCGCACTCACGATCACGCACGACATGGCGTCGGCGCGCAAGATCGCCCACCGTGTCGCGATGCTCTACCAGGGGCGGATCGTCTGGACCGGGCCGCGCGACCGGCTCTATGACAGCGGCAATCCCTATGTGGATCAGTTCGTCCAGGGCCGCGCCGAGGGGCCGATCCGTTAA
- a CDS encoding MlaE family ABC transporter permease produces MLQQIIAFFASIGRVLITALGAIGRVAAFAATTLSRAIRPPYYPARLFEQLMQIGWFSLPVVGMTAIFSGAALAQQTFTAGSRFNATSTVPAIVVLGIVRELGPVLVGLMVAGRVSSAMAAELGTMRVTEQLDALTTLRTDPYRYLIAPRLIAALIAIPLMVLIANAIGIFGGYFVAVYKLDFNAIGYLQTTRQFLTATDLQMAIVKSAFFGFFIALMGCYHGFKAQGGAAGVGRATTDAVVSAFILILLSNMIITLVAFG; encoded by the coding sequence ATTTTGCAGCAGATCATCGCTTTCTTCGCGTCGATCGGGAGAGTCCTGATCACCGCGCTCGGCGCCATAGGGCGCGTCGCGGCTTTCGCAGCAACGACGCTGTCGCGTGCGATCCGGCCCCCTTATTATCCCGCGCGGCTGTTCGAGCAGCTGATGCAGATCGGCTGGTTCTCGCTGCCGGTGGTGGGCATGACCGCGATCTTCTCGGGCGCCGCGCTGGCGCAGCAGACCTTCACCGCCGGCTCCCGCTTCAACGCGACCTCGACCGTCCCGGCGATCGTCGTCCTTGGCATCGTCCGCGAACTCGGCCCCGTGCTGGTCGGCCTGATGGTCGCAGGCCGCGTGTCTTCGGCGATGGCGGCCGAACTCGGCACGATGCGCGTCACGGAGCAGCTCGATGCGCTCACCACGTTGCGCACCGATCCCTATCGCTATCTGATCGCGCCGCGGCTGATCGCCGCGCTGATCGCGATCCCGCTGATGGTGCTGATCGCCAATGCGATCGGGATTTTCGGCGGCTATTTCGTCGCGGTCTACAAGCTCGACTTCAACGCGATCGGTTATCTGCAGACCACCCGCCAGTTCCTGACCGCGACCGACCTGCAGATGGCGATCGTCAAATCCGCCTTCTTCGGCTTCTTCATTGCGCTGATGGGCTGCTATCACGGCTTCAAGGCGCAGGGTGGTGCCGCAGGTGTAGGACGCGCGACCACCGATGCGGTGGTTTCGGCCTTCATCCTGATCCTGCTGAGCAACATGATCATCACGCTGGTGGCGTTCGGCTGA
- a CDS encoding glycosyltransferase family 4 protein → MRIAIATDAWAPQVNGVVRTLQAVTAELVAMGHEVCVVAPDQFRTLPCPSYPEIRLALTTHAGVGRRIAEFGADAIHIATEGPIGLAARRYCLSRRLAFTSAYHTQFPDYVAERTGMPADWFWRYIRWFHGPSAAILASTPSIEAVLDARGIGPVRRWGRGVDLALFRPDRAAHPALAAMARPIQLYVGRVAVEKNVEAFLAADVAGTKVVVGDGPARASLERRYPDVHFLGALHGEELASAYAGADVFVFPSRTDTFGLVMIEALACGTPVAAFPVTGPIDVLDPASSAMDEDLAAAIAAALERDRAAAAAYGATFGWRRSAEQFLGALVPQGVGRLRRAA, encoded by the coding sequence ATGAGGATCGCGATCGCCACCGATGCCTGGGCGCCGCAGGTCAACGGCGTAGTCCGGACGTTGCAGGCGGTGACGGCCGAGCTCGTCGCGATGGGGCATGAGGTGTGCGTCGTCGCGCCGGACCAGTTTCGCACGCTGCCCTGTCCGAGCTATCCCGAAATCCGGCTGGCGCTGACGACCCATGCCGGTGTCGGGCGGCGGATCGCCGAATTCGGTGCCGATGCGATCCACATCGCGACCGAGGGGCCGATCGGCCTCGCCGCGCGCCGCTACTGCCTGTCGCGCCGGCTGGCTTTCACCAGCGCCTATCATACCCAGTTTCCCGACTATGTCGCGGAGCGGACGGGCATGCCCGCCGACTGGTTCTGGCGCTATATCCGCTGGTTCCACGGGCCGTCCGCCGCGATCCTGGCTTCGACCCCGTCGATCGAAGCGGTCCTCGATGCGCGGGGCATCGGACCGGTGCGGCGCTGGGGCAGGGGCGTGGATCTCGCGCTGTTTCGCCCCGACCGGGCTGCGCATCCCGCGCTGGCGGCCATGGCCCGCCCGATCCAGCTCTATGTCGGTCGCGTCGCGGTCGAGAAGAATGTCGAGGCCTTCCTTGCGGCGGACGTCGCCGGGACCAAGGTCGTGGTCGGCGACGGGCCGGCCCGAGCGTCCCTCGAACGCCGCTATCCCGACGTACATTTCCTGGGGGCCCTGCATGGCGAGGAACTCGCATCGGCCTATGCCGGGGCCGACGTCTTCGTCTTCCCGAGCCGCACCGACACGTTCGGGCTGGTGATGATCGAGGCGCTCGCCTGCGGTACGCCGGTGGCGGCCTTCCCGGTCACAGGGCCGATCGACGTTCTCGACCCGGCCTCGTCGGCGATGGACGAAGATCTCGCCGCCGCCATAGCCGCTGCGCTGGAACGCGACCGGGCTGCTGCGGCGGCCTACGGCGCGACCTTCGGCTGGCGGCGGAGCGCGGAGCAGTTTCTGGGCGCGCTCGTGCCGCAGGGCGTTGGCCGTCTGCGCCGGGCAGCCTGA
- a CDS encoding peroxiredoxin produces MLGRTVPDVTLKTRVRDESVGGPNPFRWQDIHTGELFKGRRVVVFALPGAFTPTCSTEQCPAYERSYEDLRAAGADDVYCLSVNDAFVMYQWGKHLGVDKVKMLPDGSGDFTRRMGMLIKKDHLGFGDRSWRYSMVVEDGRVVAWFEEPGINDDGSDEDPYGVSSPDNVLAWLRENGSADQKVA; encoded by the coding sequence ATGCTGGGCCGTACCGTTCCCGACGTTACCCTGAAGACCCGTGTCCGCGACGAGAGCGTCGGCGGGCCCAATCCGTTTCGCTGGCAGGACATCCACACGGGCGAGCTGTTCAAGGGCCGCCGCGTGGTGGTGTTCGCGCTGCCGGGCGCCTTCACGCCGACCTGCAGCACCGAGCAGTGCCCGGCCTATGAGCGCTCCTACGAAGACCTCCGCGCGGCAGGCGCCGACGACGTCTATTGCCTGTCGGTCAACGACGCCTTCGTGATGTACCAGTGGGGCAAGCATCTGGGCGTCGACAAGGTCAAGATGCTGCCGGACGGCTCGGGCGATTTCACCCGCCGCATGGGCATGCTGATCAAGAAGGATCATCTCGGCTTCGGCGATCGCTCGTGGCGCTATTCGATGGTGGTCGAGGACGGCCGAGTCGTCGCCTGGTTCGAGGAGCCGGGGATCAATGACGACGGCTCGGACGAGGATCCTTATGGCGTCAGTTCGCCGGATAATGTCCTTGCCTGGCTGCGCGAGAATGGCTCGGCTGACCAGAAGGTCGCCTGA
- the alr gene encoding alanine racemase, which produces MSPKDLPLRLTLDSAALVANWRWLAGQGGAPAGAAVKADGYGLGAREVVRHLAGAGCRDFFVATWAEADQLALPQSVSLSVLHGARAEDMDAALASSARPVLNSAAMVARWKQVAAGRPCDVMVDTGMNRLGLTVEEACSGLLDGLNIDLLLSHLACADEPGHPLTERQRAQFVEVAGAVPARRYSLANSAGACLGPAYGFDLTRPGLALYGGVPHPAAQGHIRPVAAIEAQVLQVRDVLPGQSVGYGATFVAQQPTRIAILNLGYADGYLRAFAGRGSARLGEAGCPLVGRVSMDLIAVDMGSAEVGEGDWLAIDYRLDEASRLTGLSQYELLTGLGSRYQRLWTE; this is translated from the coding sequence GTGAGCCCCAAGGATCTGCCCCTCCGCCTTACCCTCGATTCCGCCGCGCTGGTCGCGAACTGGCGCTGGCTGGCCGGGCAGGGCGGTGCCCCCGCCGGTGCCGCCGTCAAGGCTGACGGCTATGGCCTTGGCGCGCGCGAGGTCGTTCGCCATCTGGCGGGTGCCGGCTGCCGCGATTTCTTCGTCGCGACCTGGGCCGAGGCCGATCAGCTCGCGCTTCCCCAGAGTGTCTCGCTTTCCGTGCTTCATGGCGCGCGCGCCGAGGATATGGACGCCGCGCTCGCCTCGTCGGCGCGCCCGGTCCTCAACAGCGCGGCCATGGTTGCGCGGTGGAAGCAGGTCGCCGCAGGCCGTCCCTGCGATGTCATGGTCGACACCGGCATGAACCGCCTGGGTCTGACGGTTGAGGAGGCCTGCTCGGGCCTGCTCGACGGGCTCAACATCGATCTGCTGCTGAGCCACCTCGCCTGCGCGGACGAGCCGGGTCACCCGTTGACCGAGAGGCAGCGGGCGCAGTTCGTCGAAGTCGCGGGCGCGGTTCCGGCGCGCCGCTACAGTCTCGCCAATTCGGCGGGTGCCTGTCTCGGTCCGGCCTATGGCTTCGACCTGACCCGCCCGGGCCTCGCGCTCTATGGCGGAGTCCCCCATCCTGCGGCGCAGGGGCATATTCGTCCGGTCGCCGCCATCGAAGCGCAGGTGCTGCAGGTCCGCGACGTCCTCCCGGGCCAGAGCGTCGGCTATGGCGCGACCTTCGTCGCCCAGCAGCCGACGCGTATCGCCATTCTCAATCTCGGCTATGCCGATGGCTATCTCCGGGCCTTCGCCGGTCGAGGCTCGGCGCGCCTCGGCGAGGCTGGCTGCCCGCTGGTCGGACGCGTTTCGATGGATCTTATTGCGGTCGATATGGGTTCGGCCGAAGTCGGAGAGGGCGACTGGCTGGCCATCGATTACCGGCTCGACGAGGCATCCCGCCTTACCGGCTTGTCGCAATATGAGTTGCTGACGGGGCTCGGCTCCCGCTATCAGCGGCTCTGGACAGAGTAG
- a CDS encoding MFS transporter, whose product MGAGTIDAKRDRLVILASTLGTVFEWYDFFIYGTLANIVAGHFFPSDNPAVSFLIFLASFGVGFGMRPLGALFFGVLGDRLGRKYTFLVTIALMGVATAAVGVLPTYESIGVAAPILLVLCRVLQGLALGGEYGGAAIYVAEHAPSHRRGLYTSFIQSGVVGGFLLSLIVVLGAGLVVSDTDFRAWGWRIPFLFSLILLGISLWIRLKLKESPVFKAMKEAGTVARNPLRESFDSWPKIRMVLVALFGVAAGLTVVWYTAQFQALYFLQNSLRLEDDAARLVIGVGALFSLGWFILFGWLSDKLGRRPIILAGYVLTIALMFPIFHWMGAAANPDLAAAMERAPVVVRGSDCSYDPFAKDQATACGRILDALSRKGVAYQTAKSAEGSAPVVTIGGTRVNVDDSALLDAALTEAGYRLEKITPTFGAALRIALGIIAIGCLSGMTYGPAAALLVEMFPARVRYTSMSVPYHIGTGYFGGFLPFISQYMVARSGDPFAGLWYTVGVAAMALVVTFLWLPETAGKELE is encoded by the coding sequence GTCATCCTCGCCTCCACCTTGGGTACCGTGTTCGAATGGTATGATTTCTTCATCTACGGCACCCTCGCCAACATCGTCGCCGGCCATTTCTTCCCGTCCGACAATCCGGCGGTCAGCTTCCTGATCTTCCTCGCCAGCTTCGGCGTGGGCTTCGGCATGCGGCCGCTGGGCGCCCTGTTCTTCGGGGTTCTCGGCGACCGGCTGGGCCGGAAATACACCTTCCTCGTCACCATCGCGCTGATGGGTGTCGCCACCGCGGCCGTTGGCGTGCTGCCGACCTATGAATCGATCGGCGTCGCCGCCCCGATTCTCCTGGTCCTCTGCCGGGTGCTGCAGGGGCTGGCGCTGGGCGGGGAATATGGCGGCGCGGCGATCTACGTCGCGGAACATGCCCCGTCCCACCGACGGGGTCTCTACACCAGCTTCATCCAGTCGGGTGTGGTGGGCGGCTTTCTTCTCAGCCTCATCGTCGTCCTCGGTGCCGGGCTCGTCGTCAGCGACACGGACTTCCGCGCCTGGGGCTGGCGCATTCCCTTCCTCTTCTCGCTGATCCTGCTCGGAATTTCGCTCTGGATCAGGCTCAAGCTCAAGGAAAGCCCGGTCTTCAAGGCGATGAAGGAGGCTGGGACGGTCGCGCGCAACCCGCTGCGCGAAAGCTTCGACAGCTGGCCGAAGATCAGGATGGTTCTCGTCGCCCTGTTCGGCGTCGCAGCGGGCCTGACCGTGGTCTGGTATACGGCCCAGTTCCAGGCGCTCTATTTTCTCCAGAACAGCCTGCGGCTGGAGGACGATGCGGCGCGCCTGGTCATCGGCGTGGGCGCGCTGTTCAGTCTCGGCTGGTTCATCCTGTTCGGCTGGCTTTCGGACAAGCTCGGCCGGCGGCCGATCATCCTGGCCGGCTATGTTCTGACGATCGCCCTGATGTTCCCGATCTTCCACTGGATGGGGGCGGCCGCCAATCCCGATCTGGCCGCCGCCATGGAGCGCGCTCCGGTGGTCGTACGTGGCAGCGACTGCAGCTACGATCCCTTTGCCAAGGATCAGGCCACGGCCTGCGGCCGCATCCTCGACGCACTGTCGCGAAAGGGCGTAGCTTATCAAACGGCCAAGTCGGCGGAAGGCAGCGCGCCGGTCGTGACGATCGGCGGAACGCGGGTGAATGTCGACGATTCGGCGCTACTGGACGCCGCGCTGACCGAGGCAGGCTATCGTCTGGAAAAGATCACGCCGACCTTCGGCGCCGCCCTGCGGATCGCGCTCGGGATCATCGCCATCGGCTGCCTTTCGGGCATGACCTATGGCCCGGCTGCGGCGCTGCTGGTGGAGATGTTTCCTGCCCGCGTGCGCTACACCTCCATGTCGGTCCCCTATCACATCGGTACCGGCTATTTCGGCGGCTTCCTGCCCTTCATCAGCCAGTATATGGTCGCCCGGTCGGGCGATCCCTTCGCAGGACTCTGGTATACGGTGGGGGTGGCGGCGATGGCGCTGGTGGTGACGTTCCTGTGGTTGCCCGAGACTGCAGGCAAAGAACTGGAATAG